One genomic region from Rosa rugosa chromosome 1, drRosRugo1.1, whole genome shotgun sequence encodes:
- the LOC133728149 gene encoding beta-amylase 1, chloroplastic-like → MTSLEGKAYGEFMIAFTNRFKNFFGDVIQDVQISLGPDGELKFPSGQDDSVCGEFQCYDNYMRASLQQFASDKGVPEWGSSIPDEKEFLTNAGWKTEHGRFFLEWYSGILVSHAECILRQAEQCLSHVGISAKVAKNLYQEYYEFEAPLFTWTAGYYCIPLRNMYIRIAVVFGRYAINLCCPDCGLEDDRVEKVFGLWFGMSMGESTRVSSTTIMAGEISMPGSESFDEVLAAYAEFMIAFTNRFKNFFGDVIQDVQISLGPDGELKFPSG, encoded by the exons ATGACGTCACTGGAGGGAAAA GCGTATGGGGAATTCATGATCGCCTTCACAAATAGATTTAAGAACTTCTTCGGTGATGTTATCCAG GATGTGCAAATCAGTCTTGGGCCCGACGGTGAGCTGAAGTTTCCGTCTGGCCAAGATGACTCCGTGTGCGGAGAATTTCAGTGTTATGACAAC TACATGCGCGCCTCACTTCAACAGTTTGCCTCGGACAAAGGGGTGCCGGAATGGGGATCATCTATTCCGGATGAGAAAGAGTTTTTGACAAACGCTGGCTGGAAGACAGAGCATGGGAGATTTTTTCTGGAATGGTACTCTGGTATTCTTGTGTCCCATGCAGAATGCATTTTGAGGCAAGCCGAACAGTGTCTGTCTCATGTTGGAATTTCAGCAAAAGTGGCCAAAAACCTGTATCAGGAATATTATGAGTTTGAGGCACCGTTGTTTACTTGGACTGCTGGGTATTACTGCATCCCCCTTCGTAACATGTACATCCGGATTGCTGTTGTATTTGGCCGCTACGCAATAAATCTGTGCTGCCCGGACTGTGGTTTGGAGGATGACAGGGTCGAAAAAGTCTTTGGACTGTGGTTTGGAATGTCGATGGGCGAGAGTACAAGAGTTTCAAGTACAACAATAATGGCAGGTGAAATATCGATGCCCGGATCGGAAAGTTTTGATGAAGTACTAGCT GCGTATGCGGAATTCATGATCGCCTTCACAAATAGGTTTAAGAACTTCTTCGGTGATGTTATCCAG GATGTGCAAATCAGTCTTGGGCCCGACGGTGAGCTGAAGTTTCCGTCTGGCTAA